One stretch of Cohnella algarum DNA includes these proteins:
- a CDS encoding S8 family peptidase has translation METSGLLKWLKGSLSAPETDAGRTILRFVRPGDDRRFFQALQSQRKNCKALQSVRRLGIIRAYACPIPVDQLPQALTKSVIWEPDAVVRVDGLPQASPGSRTAKGVPWGVRKIGAPDAWGRATGYRVKVGIIDTGVDFQHPDLRHSLERGINLLQRTQLPQDDNGHGTHIAGTIAAANQLQGMIGVAPRASLYPIKAFDHNGTAYVSDIILGIDWCVRNRMNVVNMSFGMHGRSRSLLHAVGNAYRSGVLIVASSGNDGKRGTIDYPARYSQTVAVGATNRQGRVAAFTNRSSYIDIYAPGEKIESCWLQGKRKIMSGTSMATSHVTGAVALLLSYRRDLTPSRSNKF, from the coding sequence TTGGAAACAAGCGGGTTGCTGAAATGGCTGAAAGGTTCCCTCTCCGCTCCGGAGACCGACGCCGGCAGAACGATATTGCGGTTCGTCCGTCCGGGAGACGACAGAAGGTTTTTTCAGGCGCTGCAATCGCAGCGCAAAAACTGCAAAGCGCTGCAAAGCGTCCGCCGGCTCGGCATCATTCGCGCCTATGCCTGTCCGATCCCCGTCGACCAATTGCCGCAAGCGTTGACGAAATCCGTCATCTGGGAACCCGATGCGGTCGTTCGCGTCGACGGACTGCCGCAGGCGTCCCCGGGCTCTCGCACGGCGAAAGGCGTTCCTTGGGGGGTGCGGAAAATCGGCGCCCCCGACGCGTGGGGCCGGGCCACCGGCTACCGCGTCAAAGTCGGCATCATCGATACCGGCGTCGACTTTCAGCATCCCGACTTGCGCCATTCGCTGGAAAGAGGGATCAATCTTCTGCAGCGGACGCAGCTTCCTCAGGACGATAACGGCCACGGCACGCACATCGCCGGCACGATCGCCGCGGCCAACCAGCTTCAGGGCATGATCGGCGTCGCGCCGCGGGCTTCCTTATATCCGATCAAAGCGTTCGACCACAACGGGACGGCTTACGTTTCCGATATTATTCTCGGCATCGACTGGTGCGTCCGCAACCGGATGAACGTCGTCAACATGAGCTTCGGCATGCACGGCCGCAGCCGGTCCCTGCTGCATGCGGTGGGCAACGCCTACCGGTCCGGCGTCCTCATCGTCGCCTCGTCCGGCAACGACGGCAAGCGGGGAACGATCGACTATCCCGCCAGATACAGCCAGACGGTCGCCGTCGGGGCGACGAACCGGCAGGGCCGGGTAGCCGCGTTTACGAACCGCAGCAGCTATATCGATATTTATGCGCCCGGAGAAAAAATCGAATCGTGCTGGCTGCAGGGCAAACGCAAAATCATGAGCGGCACGTCGATGGCCACCTCGCACGTCACCGGCGCCGTGGCGCTTTTGCTGTCATACCGCCGGGATCTGACCCCGAGCAGATCAAACAAATTTTGA
- the rpoE gene encoding DNA-directed RNA polymerase subunit delta, whose amino-acid sequence MSAEYVLKLNEEKIRELPMVDLAFEVLKAANTPFYYRDLMNEIAKLRGFTEEQINDLIVHVYTEINIDGRFACVGNNVWGLKRWYPVEKADEAVTGSGKRPRIINDDDDLDDEDLYGEDEEEVVAADDENYDLFDEEREEIFDEGEEAAEIDEEVEIEEEEDPELEGELEEEAEEELDDDDLDPDDEDERD is encoded by the coding sequence GTGAGCGCGGAATACGTCCTGAAGCTAAATGAAGAAAAAATTCGCGAGCTGCCGATGGTGGATCTTGCGTTCGAGGTTTTAAAGGCGGCGAACACTCCCTTTTACTATCGGGACTTGATGAACGAAATCGCCAAATTGAGAGGGTTCACCGAAGAGCAAATCAACGATTTGATCGTGCACGTGTACACCGAGATCAACATCGACGGGCGCTTCGCCTGCGTCGGCAACAACGTGTGGGGCCTTAAGCGCTGGTATCCGGTCGAGAAGGCCGACGAGGCGGTGACCGGAAGCGGCAAGCGCCCGCGGATCATCAACGACGACGACGATCTGGACGACGAGGATCTGTACGGCGAGGACGAGGAAGAAGTGGTGGCGGCCGACGACGAAAATTACGACCTGTTCGACGAAGAACGGGAAGAAATTTTCGACGAAGGCGAAGAAGCCGCCGAAATCGACGAGGAAGTCGAGATCGAGGAAGAGGAAGACCCCGAGCTTGAAGGCGAGCTGGAAGAGGAAGCGGAAGAAGAGCTGGACGACGACGATCTCGATCCGGACGATGAGGACGAGCGCGACTGA